The Candidatus Peregrinibacteria bacterium genome window below encodes:
- a CDS encoding ATP-binding protein, whose amino-acid sequence MADDKTLTQSTVTSDDTQGGANDISHAVTDVPSWLKKGDKQDVATVLEKVDEVKATYEADHNEPQVEVSSEDEKAPLNMEVAKEEARQKAEEKMDEAKEINNAPVKKSFFSKLFRSKEKDEEAKVAAKGVESSEKVVKEVLDDTFDIKKISPEERAKIIEAEKIFNEGLASIKDLIAPSSMEVAYDHVRIEGQYCQTIFVYSYPRYIDTNWLSPLINFDVTMDISQFIYPIDSTKIMKKLKTKVAQIQSSIRMNAEKGSVRDPALETALEDAESLRTEIQRGQEKFFQFGLYITVYSDDLKQLKKVMKQLESILGGKLVLTKKADLRMEHGLNSCLPQATDEIGVYRNMNTSPLSSTFPFSSTDLTSNDGILYGLNRHNDSLIIFDRFSLENANSVVFAKSGAGKSYAVKLEILRSMMTGTDVIIIDPENEYESLSQAIGGTYLNVSLNSDRRINPFDLPKPYDDNDVQPGDLLRSSVINLNGLLKLMLGEITSSEEALVDKALIDTYSTKGITMDTPNPQDFEPPTMEDLHSVLSSMDGATSLAQRLEKFTSGTYAGIFNKPTNIDLDNQLVVFSIRDLEDQLRPIAMYIILDYVWTKVRSELKKRILVVDEAWNLMQHEDSAKFLFGLVKRARKYYLGITTITQDVEDFMNHEHGRSIVTNSSMQLLLKQSPAAIELLGKFFNLTEGEKYMLLNSGVGQGLFFAGLKHVAIQIIASYIEDKIVTTDPEEVLRQRAEFT is encoded by the coding sequence ATGGCTGACGACAAAACTCTTACACAATCAACCGTTACATCTGACGATACTCAGGGTGGTGCTAATGATATTTCTCATGCTGTAACTGACGTGCCTTCTTGGTTAAAAAAAGGTGATAAGCAAGATGTTGCAACGGTTTTAGAAAAAGTAGATGAGGTGAAGGCTACATATGAAGCTGATCATAATGAGCCACAGGTTGAAGTGTCTTCTGAAGATGAAAAAGCGCCATTGAATATGGAAGTTGCGAAGGAAGAGGCTAGGCAGAAGGCTGAAGAAAAAATGGATGAAGCTAAGGAAATTAATAATGCTCCTGTGAAAAAAAGTTTCTTTTCTAAGTTATTTCGTAGTAAAGAAAAAGATGAAGAGGCAAAAGTTGCCGCAAAAGGAGTTGAATCAAGTGAAAAGGTTGTTAAAGAAGTTTTAGATGATACTTTTGATATTAAGAAAATTTCTCCGGAGGAAAGGGCGAAAATCATCGAAGCTGAGAAGATATTTAATGAAGGTTTGGCTTCGATCAAGGATTTGATTGCTCCTTCTTCTATGGAGGTTGCTTACGATCATGTTCGAATAGAAGGACAGTATTGTCAGACGATTTTCGTTTATTCATATCCTCGTTACATAGATACAAATTGGTTGTCACCACTTATAAATTTTGACGTGACAATGGATATTTCACAATTCATCTATCCGATAGATTCGACGAAGATAATGAAAAAGCTCAAGACTAAAGTGGCGCAAATTCAATCTTCTATTCGTATGAATGCTGAAAAGGGTAGTGTGCGAGATCCGGCGCTTGAAACAGCACTTGAGGATGCTGAGTCACTTCGTACTGAGATTCAACGTGGACAGGAGAAATTTTTCCAATTTGGTCTTTATATTACCGTTTATTCGGATGATTTGAAGCAATTGAAAAAGGTAATGAAGCAACTTGAAAGTATACTTGGAGGTAAGCTGGTTCTTACAAAAAAAGCTGATTTGCGCATGGAGCATGGGCTTAATTCTTGTCTGCCACAAGCGACTGATGAGATAGGTGTGTATCGAAATATGAATACATCTCCACTTTCATCAACTTTCCCATTTAGCTCGACCGACCTTACGTCAAACGACGGTATTCTTTATGGGCTAAATCGTCATAACGATTCATTGATAATATTTGATAGATTCTCTTTGGAGAATGCGAATTCGGTAGTATTTGCAAAATCCGGTGCCGGTAAATCATATGCTGTGAAATTAGAAATTTTACGTTCTATGATGACTGGTACAGATGTGATCATTATCGATCCTGAAAATGAATATGAGTCACTTTCTCAGGCAATCGGTGGTACTTATCTAAATGTTTCTTTGAATTCAGATAGACGTATTAATCCATTTGATCTTCCAAAACCATACGATGATAACGATGTTCAGCCCGGAGATCTACTCCGTAGTTCTGTAATAAATTTGAATGGTCTTCTTAAGCTTATGCTTGGGGAGATTACTTCTTCTGAAGAGGCTTTGGTTGATAAGGCACTTATAGATACATACTCTACAAAAGGTATTACTATGGATACGCCAAATCCTCAGGATTTTGAGCCACCTACAATGGAGGATTTACATAGCGTTCTTTCTTCTATGGATGGGGCTACATCTCTTGCACAGAGGCTCGAAAAGTTTACTTCCGGAACTTATGCGGGGATTTTTAATAAACCTACGAATATAGATCTTGATAATCAGCTTGTGGTCTTCTCGATCAGAGATCTCGAAGATCAACTCCGGCCTATCGCCATGTATATTATATTGGATTATGTATGGACCAAGGTTCGGTCTGAACTAAAAAAACGTATCCTAGTCGTCGATGAGGCCTGGAATTTGATGCAGCATGAAGATAGTGCCAAATTCCTATTTGGACTCGTGAAACGTGCTCGTAAATACTATTTGGGGATTACTACGATCACGCAAGATGTGGAAGACTTTATGAATCACGAGCATGGCCGTTCTATCGTAACGAATTCTTCAATGCAGCTTCTACTCAAGCAATCGCCTGCGGCGATTGAACTCCTCGGTAAATTCTTCAATCTTACTGAAGGAGAAAAGTATATGTTGCTCAACTCCGGGGTAGGGCAGGGATTGTTCTTCGCCGGTCTTAAGCACGTAGCAATTCAAATAATTGCTTCATATATAGAAGACAAGATAGTCACTACTGATCCGGAAGAGGTATTACGCCAGAGGGCGGAGTTTACTTAA
- the gyrA gene encoding DNA gyrase subunit A codes for MSEQNEHSEAPEDKEIDKVDEVETAGNGDNTTKEEATLFDQYKRRPITEEMSESYLTYAMSVIVSRALPDVRDGLKPVHRRIMYSMHELGLNAGSRFRKSAAVVGDVLAKYHPHGDTAVYDSMVRMAQDFAMRYPLINGQGNFGSIDGDNAAAMRYTEAKMQKISDDMLADIEKETVNFSANYDSTRTEPNVLPARVPQLLLNGTMGIAVGMATNIPPHNLTEIIDGVVHLAKNEDATIDDLMELIKGPDFPTYGSIYDAEAIKTMYATGRGGIMVRAEAEIEEAKNGKFQIIITEIPYQVNKSTLVTKIADLVRDKKISGISDLRDESNREGIRVVIELKKEAYPKKILNQLFKYTQMQTSFNMNMIALVDGLQPRLLNLKQVLEYFILHRKEVIVRRTTYDLRIAKARAHILEGLKIALDNIDKVIETIRKSETKDEAGTALMNKFGLTELQAKAILEMRLQTLAGLERKKIEDELAEKLALIAELEGILADPEKVKTIMIEELEEMKTKYGDARRTRVFEHALGKFSSKQLIPNEPMVVILTRENYIKRVSPSSFKQQRRGGKGIIGGTTKEEDEIAQMINVYNHDEVLYFTNKGRVFKLPVYELPQTSRTAKGQAIVNLLQLGEDEKITAMLNAKEDLAGKYLFMATINGTVKKTPVEDFANIRKTGLIAIKLREDDSLEWVKQTNGKDKIILVTKEGKSIQFEEEDVRSMGRPSQGVRGMKLKGDDRIVEMDVIKPDTKTELIVITENGLGKCTDLTNYRLQGRGGTGVKTASLTAKTGKIVGAKIIYEGLNGDVIVISKKGQVIRMPIEDIPSRGRATQGVYLMRVNAGDHVASISLIPYIKPEDGEEDEGGSDDDIDTSGVEGIESENKEDVSKEKDSVQEALL; via the coding sequence ATGTCAGAGCAAAACGAACACAGTGAGGCCCCTGAAGACAAAGAAATCGACAAGGTAGATGAAGTCGAAACGGCTGGTAATGGTGACAATACAACTAAAGAAGAGGCTACTCTTTTTGATCAATACAAAAGAAGGCCAATTACAGAAGAAATGTCAGAATCATATCTAACGTACGCAATGAGTGTAATCGTTTCACGTGCACTACCGGATGTAAGGGATGGTTTAAAACCGGTTCACAGAAGAATTATGTATTCGATGCATGAGTTAGGATTAAATGCAGGATCTAGATTTAGAAAATCTGCAGCCGTAGTCGGAGATGTACTGGCAAAATACCATCCGCATGGTGACACGGCAGTATATGATTCAATGGTACGTATGGCTCAAGATTTCGCTATGCGTTACCCACTCATAAATGGTCAAGGTAACTTCGGTTCGATAGACGGAGATAATGCGGCTGCTATGCGTTACACGGAGGCTAAAATGCAAAAAATAAGCGATGATATGCTCGCAGATATAGAGAAGGAAACTGTAAATTTTAGTGCAAATTATGATTCGACAAGGACTGAGCCAAACGTACTACCTGCCAGAGTACCTCAACTACTCTTGAACGGAACTATGGGTATCGCAGTTGGTATGGCTACTAACATACCACCTCACAATTTAACTGAAATCATCGATGGGGTTGTACATCTGGCAAAAAACGAAGATGCTACTATAGATGACCTAATGGAATTAATAAAAGGACCTGACTTTCCAACTTATGGTTCTATTTATGATGCGGAAGCAATCAAAACTATGTACGCAACAGGTCGTGGAGGAATTATGGTAAGGGCTGAAGCGGAGATAGAGGAGGCGAAAAATGGTAAATTTCAAATAATAATAACTGAAATACCATACCAAGTTAACAAATCAACACTTGTAACTAAAATTGCTGATCTTGTAAGGGATAAGAAGATTTCCGGGATTAGTGATTTACGAGATGAATCAAACAGAGAAGGTATTAGAGTGGTTATAGAACTAAAAAAAGAGGCATATCCTAAGAAAATATTGAACCAGCTTTTCAAGTACACTCAAATGCAAACATCGTTCAACATGAACATGATTGCTCTTGTAGATGGGCTACAACCAAGACTTCTTAATCTAAAACAAGTACTTGAATATTTTATTCTTCATAGAAAAGAGGTTATCGTCAGAAGAACTACGTATGACTTAAGAATAGCTAAAGCGAGAGCTCATATATTAGAAGGACTAAAAATTGCTCTGGACAATATAGACAAAGTTATCGAAACTATAAGAAAGTCAGAGACAAAAGATGAGGCTGGGACTGCATTGATGAATAAATTCGGCCTAACTGAACTACAAGCAAAGGCAATCCTTGAAATGAGGTTGCAAACACTCGCTGGTCTTGAAAGAAAGAAGATCGAAGATGAACTTGCAGAGAAGCTAGCATTAATAGCGGAGCTTGAAGGGATTTTGGCTGACCCTGAAAAAGTTAAAACAATCATGATTGAGGAATTAGAAGAAATGAAAACAAAATATGGAGATGCTAGAAGAACTCGAGTATTTGAACATGCACTAGGTAAATTTTCTAGCAAACAACTTATTCCAAATGAACCTATGGTTGTCATCCTAACCCGTGAAAACTACATTAAGCGAGTAAGCCCAAGCAGCTTCAAGCAACAAAGACGTGGAGGAAAGGGTATTATAGGCGGAACTACCAAAGAGGAGGATGAAATAGCACAAATGATAAATGTATATAATCATGATGAAGTACTATATTTCACAAACAAAGGACGTGTTTTCAAGCTTCCGGTATACGAATTACCACAAACTTCACGAACAGCAAAGGGACAAGCGATAGTAAACCTACTCCAACTTGGAGAGGATGAAAAAATCACTGCAATGCTTAACGCAAAAGAAGATTTGGCCGGTAAATATTTATTCATGGCAACGATCAATGGAACAGTTAAGAAAACACCCGTTGAAGATTTCGCTAATATCAGAAAAACCGGGTTAATAGCAATAAAACTACGAGAAGATGATTCACTTGAATGGGTAAAACAAACAAACGGTAAAGATAAGATCATCCTCGTAACCAAAGAAGGTAAATCAATCCAATTTGAAGAAGAGGATGTAAGATCTATGGGTAGACCATCGCAAGGGGTTCGCGGTATGAAACTCAAAGGTGATGATCGTATTGTTGAAATGGATGTAATAAAGCCGGACACCAAAACGGAGCTGATAGTAATAACTGAAAATGGACTTGGTAAATGTACCGATCTAACTAATTACCGCCTACAAGGTAGAGGTGGTACCGGAGTAAAAACAGCAAGTTTAACTGCGAAAACAGGTAAGATCGTAGGTGCGAAAATTATATACGAAGGACTTAACGGAGACGTGATTGTGATTTCCAAGAAAGGACAAGTAATCAGAATGCCTATTGAAGATATCCCTTCAAGGGGGCGAGCTACACAAGGTGTATACTTGATGCGAGTAAATGCTGGGGATCATGTGGCATCTATATCACTAATACCATATATCAAACCTGAAGATGGCGAAGAAGATGAAGGCGGAAGTGATGATGATATTGATACGAGTGGGGTAGAAGGTATAGAATCTGAGAATAAAGAAGATGTATCAAAAGAGAAGGACAGCGTTCAAGAGGCGTTATTGTAA
- the aroC gene encoding chorismate synthase, translated as MGNTFGEIFRLTTWGESHGEALGCVLDGCPAGLKITKEEIQQELDRRKPKFKNPSSTKRKEEDKVEILSGIFEGVTTGAPISMIIRNTDQISQDYNNIKDIYRPGHADLAYEIKYGIRDYRGGGRSSGRETACRVMGGIIAKKLLHTVNKTEIYAYAKKVGPFEIPSFMKWAPHLSLKEISKNNIGCPDAKIAKEMEEYIIQKKEIGDSVGGIVEILIKNPPIGLGEPCFDKLHADLGKALLSIGTVKAFEIGAGFDVAEMDGSESNDTYTNAKNPKQGVKLSKNHSGGIQGGISIGPDIIMRVAVKPPSSINKEQVTINKKGESTKIKIEGRHDACIIPRFIPVAEGMVALTLADHLLRNQCNQVLKKC; from the coding sequence ATGGGAAATACATTTGGTGAAATATTTAGATTAACTACATGGGGAGAATCTCATGGTGAGGCTTTGGGTTGTGTACTTGATGGCTGCCCGGCAGGATTAAAAATAACTAAAGAAGAAATTCAGCAAGAACTTGATAGACGTAAACCAAAATTCAAGAATCCATCTTCCACAAAAAGAAAAGAAGAAGATAAAGTTGAAATTTTATCTGGAATTTTCGAAGGAGTAACCACTGGAGCGCCGATATCAATGATTATACGAAACACAGATCAAATATCACAAGACTATAATAATATTAAAGATATCTATAGACCGGGGCATGCTGACCTAGCATATGAAATAAAATATGGGATTAGAGACTATCGTGGGGGTGGACGAAGTTCAGGCCGTGAAACGGCTTGCAGAGTAATGGGAGGAATAATCGCAAAAAAACTATTACATACGGTCAATAAAACGGAAATATATGCATATGCAAAAAAAGTCGGACCATTTGAAATCCCATCATTTATGAAATGGGCCCCTCACCTATCCTTAAAAGAAATTAGTAAAAACAATATAGGCTGTCCGGATGCCAAAATCGCAAAAGAAATGGAAGAATATATAATCCAAAAAAAAGAAATTGGAGATAGTGTCGGAGGTATAGTCGAAATACTTATAAAAAATCCGCCAATAGGCCTTGGAGAGCCTTGTTTTGATAAGTTGCATGCGGATCTTGGAAAGGCATTGTTATCAATAGGCACTGTAAAAGCTTTTGAAATAGGTGCCGGATTCGATGTTGCTGAGATGGATGGTTCAGAAAGTAATGACACATATACAAATGCTAAAAATCCAAAACAAGGTGTGAAATTAAGTAAAAATCATTCGGGTGGAATACAAGGAGGCATATCAATAGGACCTGACATAATCATGCGAGTAGCTGTAAAACCACCTTCAAGTATAAATAAAGAACAAGTAACAATTAACAAAAAAGGCGAATCTACTAAAATCAAAATAGAAGGACGTCATGATGCTTGCATAATACCAAGATTTATTCCTGTAGCTGAAGGTATGGTAGCGCTAACTCTTGCAGATCACTTGCTCCGTAATCAGTGCAACCAAGTACTCAAGAAATGTTAA